cagcccaacccagtcaccggcgagcgcgtggtgccccgagcccgtgcccgagcccttgaataacaccacagaggggcccgggcgcgggaaaggaaaggaaaagggggggacggagcgggaggcctcggcagacatgggggtctccctgcctccacgcacccccaggaacaaaaggaggcgcggctccgatgaggcggagggggaacaacatccctccgcggaggagtcggtgcccgccgcgtgtcccgcgtcccccaccagcgctcccaaattgcgctgcaggcgcgaagagtctgtccccggggagggtgaggtagtcgaggctgcccagccgctgcctcctggggatggagtggaagatctgcctgtcgtggggggcgtggggaccgcggaggaatgcgtagccgccgggcactgcgtcccggggactgaggcgggcgaggccgaaaaggccgaacctgagcccgcccagccaatacccaacttcccccgggagacgctcgacccggcagaaacacaatttactgtttttaatgaaactatagatgctgggccggggggtggcagcggggagggggaggaacacccaccctcgcctcttactttggagctggagcacttggggagcctggggatctcctatggccgggtctctccttgttctccggttcctggggcggagggggaaccccttccgctgtcatttcccgacccagcaccatttttaaaagagcccagtggggactcctctgccgacgatcctgggggtgggatcggggcagtgccagggccggttggagcgtccggttcatttgccgtaccttgtgcggtcgatgggccggctgctggcggccacctcccggaggaggacggggactcggtgggggacgcggatgaagacctagagaccaccgccagtgaggcggtggatctgctcgcggccgccgctgaggccctcctcattcctgcaaaggaactccgggactttttggcccagagccggggtcgccgcaaccaagcccgactggccctggaaaaatggtccgagccggagctgatcaaggggtccgtccgcgccgccgttaaaaccttggccgcgggcgggcccttgacaaaggagcagcaccttgagctgcgcgagctcgagggactcctcgctgggctgcggagggagcggagttcaacaaaagactccgctccctcccccacaataggttaaggtagaggttgcactatgcttttgccatgaagataaccatagccagcctcaacatcaacggcggcagaggggcacgccgtagatttgacaatttttcgctcctgcgggaggggaaatatgcggtgtgcttcctgcaagaaacccacaccgttccgggagacgaggccacgtggctcctggaatggcaaggagaggtccgcatgagccacctcaccgccatttctagtggggtggccatcttgctgggcccgcattttcagccggagatcttgggggtcgaggagcccgtgccaggccgcttgctgcacgtaacggttcgcctgggggacgtgccgctccatctcgtgaacgtgtacgcccctcatcccggcccgcagcagacgcgcttctttgaagaggtgtccgctcttcttggctccgtcgacgtcggcgactgcattgtcctcgggggggattttaactgcaccctcgaggcgagggaccgctccggtgccccgcagtgcatgacggcgatggagaagttgagggacctggtcgggtccttcgacttggtggacgtctggtgaaatctccaccccgactccagcgcctttacttgggtgaggcctggagttggatggtctagagtcgaccgcctttacgtgtctcgggcgtacgtttcctgcgtcccggcggcctccatgcggccggtgccgtgttcggaccaccacctggtgtgggcggagctcgcttcgctccgcgcgaggacggggtccgcgtactggcactttaacaaccggctgctggaggacgtgcggttccaggactcgttccgtcgattctggtccgactggagaaggaagcaggggggcttcccctccttgaggctatggtgggacgtgggcaaggctcacgtccgcgtcttctgtcaagagtacgcgagggggtcgaccaagaggcgggcggccagagtcgggcgcctagaaaaagaggtgctcgacctggaagcccgtctcggtcaagtcgtccaggacccggccctgcggacggtgtacgaagcgaagaaggccgcgctgaaggacctgcagctcgtcgggtcccgaggcgcgttcgtgaggtcgcggatccggttcctgcgggatctggaccgcggctcccccttcttctactcgctggaaaaaaggcagagtgtccgtaagcagctcttgacgctgctggccgacgacggctctctcgtctcggatccggagggcgtcaacaacagggtccgtgaatattacggggctctgttctctccggatccgtccagcgaggaagcgcgtagagttttgtgggaggacctgccgaaggtcggcccggagggcgccgaaaatctggaagctccgctaagcctggcggagctgaccggtgccctcgcccggctctcgaggggaaaatccccggggctggacgggctgaccgtggagttccacagggcgttctgggacgtcctggggagcgactacgcgcgggtcctgggggaaagtctggcgaccggggagatgcccctctcttggcgcagggcagtcatcgtcctgctgcctaagaagggcgatctccgcctccttaagaactggcgcccggtctccctcctcagcacggactacaaaatcttcgccagggcgatgtctgctcgccttggtgccgtgctggaccacatgatccaccccgaccagtcatacacggtcccgggccggacaatgcacgataacatccatctggtccgggacctcatccattgttcccaggaggctggtctgtcggtcgccttcctatccctcgaccaagagaaggcgttcgacagggtggatcacgactatctgctcggaactctgcgcgctttcgggttcgggacgcatttcgtcgcccggatccgacttttgtacgccgccgcggagtgtctgattaaggttaacgggtccttgacggcgccccttcgctttaggagaggggtgcgccagggatgccccatgtccggccagttatacgccgtttgcgtggagcctttcctgcgcctcttgcggacgaggttgacgggactggctctgcaagggccgggcgtggaggtcgtcctctcggcttacgccgatgacgtgctcctcgtgatagaggatcccgctgacctgcggaggatgcgtgagtgccaggagatttactcggccgcgtcctccgccaggatcaactgggagaaatgttccggactcctggtgggtcagtggcgggtggactccctgccggaggagctcaggccttttgcctggagcacgacccatctcctctatctgggagtctaccttagccccgacgagggagcctggccggcgaactggcaggagctggaggccaaggtcgccgctcgcctagggcgctggacaggactgctccgagtgctgtcctacaggggtcgagcgctagtcataaaccagctggtggccgcaatgttgtggtaccggctggtcactttgacccctccccctgcgtttgtcaccaagatacagaagaagctggtggacttcttctggaacaacaggaagcactgggtctctgctgcggtcttgagtctcccgcttgaggagggcggtcagtcgttggtgtgcgtcagcgcccagctcgcgactttccgtcttcagaccctgcagagatacctttacgtcgagccccctcctaggtggtgcgctctggcgaggtatttcttccgccagcagctcgacctcaattatgacatgcagctcctgtttgtgaacttggggggtgccaggaccgccctccgggagctgcctgtcttttacagggaactcatcagggtctggaacaaagtctccaccaagcgcagctctccgccggctggagtggcggccgtcctgcaggaaccgctgctcgggaatccgtacctccacggccgaggctttatgtggcggtcggaagagagggctgtggctggtgaggtgaccagggtcagggacctgctcgatggcggaggtgcgggctggatggcgccagacacgctggcgcggcgcctaaattctgccaacgtccgccacgcggccgatgccatcgagtcgctaaaaacagctctgggccctgactccgttaggtgcatcgagtaggctcaagcacgtggggagatcccgtccgaactgacccccgtccggacggaattcctcatcggcgccaaaccccggaacctccctcgggggccggcgcctcacaacttgagccgcctcggggaaatcccctccgtgcctttcagttccgcgcggaggggtttcctgtacgggctgctcctgcacaccctcaactttgccatcctcgccggccgtccggacacgccatggcgtaccatcttgccgtccggaggaggcgggggtccccgatggagggcactctacgcaggggtcctcccactattcatcggggacttggcctggagggtggtgcacggagcagtgccgtgcaacaaatttttaagccggttcacggactcccaggccgcctgcaatttctgcggtctggaggagtccgtgttccatgtttttattgagtgcacaaggttgcagcccctgttccactatttgaaggggctgctcctgaaattctggctgcacttcagtcccactctcctgatctttgggcaccctgtgcggaggggagcgggtaggtccgaaggcctcctcgtaggactgctcctgggcacggccaagggtgccatcagccggtccaggcagcgggcggtcgaggggggcgttcaacctgactgcctgcctctcttccgctcttacatccggtccagggtgtccttggagatggagcacgcggtgtccaccggtacgctcgcggccttccgcgagaggtgggcaccggagggactggagtgcatcatcacgcccggcaaccaaattttaatttgattttacgttttttaagtttaatttgttttaattgccggtgcttttagtgtcccccttcccttttatagggggcactggggaaaattgtgaatttagtgcccaaaaaaaaaaaccaaaaaagaaaaacacaaaaaaaaacaaaaaaaaaggggggggaaaaaaaagggccttgtaaatgtctggagtgtcacccaggtcgggtggcaccgtttaatgtttttatgttttgcaggtaaactcaaaagagtttcatgcacaaggacccccaggtccctctgcaccgcagcatgttgtaatttctccccattcaaataatattgccttttactgtttttttcccaaggtggatgacctcacattttccgacattgtattccctctgccaaaccttagcccattcacttaaccgatctaaatctctttgcaacctctctgtgtcttctacacaacccgctttcccactaatctttgtgtcagctgcaaattttgttacacgacactctgtcccctcttccaggtcatctatgtatattgtaaacagttgtggtcccagcaccgatccctgtggcacaccactaaccaccgatttccaacccgaaaaggacccatttatcccaactctctgctttctgttagccagccaattctcgatccatgctaatacatttcctctgactccgcgtacctttatcttctgcagtaaacttttgtgtggcaccttatcgaatgccttttggaaatctaactacaccacatccatcggtacacctctatccaccatgctcgttatatcctcaaagaattccagtaaattagttgaacatgatttccccttcatgaatccatgttgcgtctgcttgattgcactattcctatccagatgtcccgctatttcttccttaatgatagcttcaagcatttcccccctacagatgttaaactaactggcctatagttacctgccttttgtcttcccccttttttaaacagaggcgttacattagctgctttccaatccgctggtacctccccagactccagagaattttggtagattataacaaatgcaactgttataacttccgccatctcttttaataccctgggatgcatttcatcaggaccaggggacttgtctaccttgagtcccattagcctgtccagcaccaccccctagtgatagtgattgtctcaaggtcctcctttcccacattcccgtgaccagcaatttttggcatggtttttgtgtcttccactgtgaagaccgaagcaaaataattgtttcaggtctcagccatttccacatttcccattattaaatcccccttctcatcttctaagggaccaacatttacttcagtcacttttttccgttttatatatcggtaaaagcttttactacctgtttttatgttttgcggaagtttactttcgtaatctgtctttcctttctttattgctttattattcattctttgctgtcgtttaaaatgttcccaatcttttagtttcccactaatcttggccaccttatatgcattggattttaatttaatactctcctttatttccttgtttatccacggctggttatatcttctcttaccacccttctttttcactggaatatatttttgttgagctctatgaaagagctccttaaaagtcctccactgttccaccgtttagtctacagatttcttcttcattatcaaccacacagccaattttagtataatttgcaaacttcttaatcgtaccccctacaTTCATGTGTAAATCATTGTTATATAATCACAAAAAGCAtgagacctggtactgagccctgcggaaccccactggaaacagccttccagtcacaaaaacacccatcaaccattacattttgcttcctgcctctcagccaattttggatacaacttgccactttgccctggatcccatgtgctttcactttcctgaccagtctgccatgtggcacattatcaaaagccttgctataattgatatgcactacatcaaatgcactaccctcatcgactctcctggttacctcatcaaaaattcaTTGCTGCTGCAGTTGTGAAGAGAACTTTTGAGGCACATCAGCAGACTTTCTGGGATACTTTGTCAAGACCTCACCAACACTTGAGTAACATTTATTCCATAATttttctgaggacttcacctaaaatgaGTAAGTGCTGagctactccaccttattggacaccttatgggagtcaccaggagaaagggagtgcttggtcatcgtCATCTGCGAGGGCACCTCTTGGGTtggacgaggaatgggaggaggacatgaggcctggCAGAGCAGCACCAGATGCTGTAGAAGAGATGGACAGGAGGGCGAGGTGATGTCCTTCCCCCCCTGAGGGTACAAGATGTCCCTCCTCCTCTGGAACTCCTCCACCCCAGTCTCCAGTACCAcatccgagaacctgtgcaccctctccctcggtccctgagccatcctgcaatgtgccgctgtgtaccagccagagcactccacaccttcagtggaagtgggtgcgagaaggccacatatactgctccatgaaaatggtgtctaatcagcacttgagtgttaaACCTGCAGGTTTGTGTTGTACCATCTCCAGCAAGTTCAAATTTTGGCATTCAGCAATTAGGACccaaattgtgtgctaaatccagactttcaaataggttagtcttattagcactgcagccatttagcgcctgttttcaccctttggtcaAAATAACCCCCAGAAtgtggtgtgtgtgagaatgtCTGAAAACAGGAGCCAGCCCCATTATTGTTACAATAGGGAAGTCTATGCTCTTGGGACATTCCAGCAGAGAAAAGCCCAACTACTTTAGTTACAAAGTGTAGAATTCACATCCTGGGATCGCGTCCCGAGGAATTGTGGCTCGGCTATGTCCAGTGCTCGATATGAACCTGAGTGATGTGAGTGTGGAGGTCTAGCCGTGTCCTCAGAGGAAGGAACTGAAGGTTATGAGACACGAACCAACTTATTACACGATTAATGTTGGCCAACGACCCACCTGACTGGACCAGCCCATTAATCACAGGCTTGCTACAGGTTAAATAATGTTGGCTAAGTATCTGATGTAAAGAAATATCAATCACAATATATCACCAACTAAACTCACCTGACATAGAACCAGCCGATATGTGACATTCCTATTTTAATGGTTGGATCCGTTGGTTCAGGTGGGCTGGTGAGTTCAGGAACTAGTACAACAAATACCCCGAATTTCTGTTGTATTGTGCCATTTACCAAGTATCCCTGaagtccccaaggtgcagagacagGAACAATTGTATCTGCAGACAGAGAAAACACTGTTACAGCATTCTACTGGAAGGTCACCTGcggcattgctcatggtgagtctGAAGTTACAGGTTGGGGCAGGGGGACAGTGCTGGGGTGTGGAAGACACTCATGTGATACactgaatcacagaatgatagaatggtacagcacagaaagtgGCTCGCTCTTTGTAGAGCTTTCTAACTAATCCACTCCCATGTTCGTAACCACAGCCCTGCATTTTTTCCCTTCagctatttatccaattttcttttgaatattactattgaatctgctttcactctGCTTTCAGGCAACAACTCTCTGTACAACACaatgtttcctcgtgtcgcctctggttctgttgccaatcacctgaaatctgcctcctctggttaccgacccttctgccactgaaaactgtttctccttatttgttctatcaaaaccattcatgattttgaacatctttatcaaatctgctcttaaccttctctaaacAGAACTGAGCCTCAGTCAGGACCCGGCATTCCAGTAGCAGCCAGTGAGCTGAGAGAAATGAAGAGTATGGGCTTCCACAAGGGTGTATGTGGACTCTGGTTCAGGTCTGGCAAAGAACCTTTATTATCCAGAGACAATTCAAGGGCCATGGCTGGAGTCGGAACATGAGCTTGGTATCCCAAACCCCCATGTGTGGGCAGCCTCGTCAGATTCTGGGCACACATGGCCTGCAAGCACCAAAGAAGTAGCCCATGTGGCACTTCTGCCCACCAGCAACATGTCAATGATCTCACAAACTGAGGCTGGGTCAGTTATGGAGGGCACAATGGGCACAATCCTAGCACAACCCTTGGGATTGAAAATGGTGGCATTatttggtcagtgtgtctctctataCAGGAAGTTTCAAAGAAAACATTTCAAACAGCGAAGGGTTGTTTTATATTCTATTGTTACATTGAAGGAATATCTCATGTACCTGCAGCATTCAAAAACCATGAATAATTCTGTAGTTTGTCCAGGCCAGTCGCGAGTGCACTCTTGATATCCATTCCATTAACCTCTATTTCAATCCATTGAACGGGTAAATATTCCATCTCGTCATAATTCTAAGAGAAAAGATATTAACACATGGCACAACTGTACAGTTACTGAAACAAATCTGTGTTGAGAGGACTGTCCGAGGTGCCCAGGTGTGGCAGCAGTATTCATGTCCTGGATGGACTGGGCTAGAAAGAGAGTTAGGATTTTATGATGGGCTCTTGGCCTCAgcttcctgtctctctcactctttcacccttggtgatgtcctgcactatgggccttgGTCCTTATGGGTTTTCAATAAGCAAACATGGAGAACATTATTAAAAGCCTCCCACACTGAATCAGTGCTAATGACCCATTGTCCAGGTACCGTGTTTCCCTGTGAGTCTTTTCCCACTTTATATATACAGGGAAATTCCACTGGGTTAGAAATTGGTCCGCATTTCTGTGAAGAAGACTGGGACAAAAAGGCATAATTTCAGAGTGCAAAGCCTCAGGCCCAATCTGTGCCTGCATTAAAGGCGTCACAATATTGATATGGCTTCGCCAGCATCCTGGGGGGCTGCCCAAAAAATGCGTTGGGTCTCTTACATATGTAAAGTAGGTGCCTTATGCTTGTTACAAGCTTCCTTTCAGAAACCGACTTGGATTgagtggagccaggagaagcaggagtgctccccgaCTCCACAGTCCCTGCCATCGCCCCAATGCCCCCTCTCTGTGGCCACACCAACCCCCCACTCCCAGGGTTTAGCTTACAGCCGCTGCTGGAGAGACAAGTGGCCCGATATTCTTCTTAGTAAAATGAACAAGCTGCCCGTGGAGACACAGCAGGGGGTTACAGAAACCCATAAAATGTTAATgtggcccgaggaccaatttcgggtCGACCTCAGGCCTCTCGGTTGGGACACGTGCTGTCGGCGCATCGCTCGTTATGGACTAAAAAACGGGCCATAAACCATTCCCACAGGTACAAACATAGAACGCAGTGAACTGCTAACTATACTCACGTTGAACTGAATCACTTCTATGGGCTGAGGGCAGCCATAGTCACCACAGAAATCGTACAAATCTTGATCTTGTTCCTTTGCAGCGATCTGACGTCCGAAGAGGACAGACACAGTTAAGCAGAGTCTCAGCATCTTGGTGTCCGCTCCGATCACTGTCGAACGCACTGAATGACTCTCAGTCCCTTCTGGTGTTTGAGCAGCGAGTTCACATCTTTTTATAGTGTTTTATGAAGACGGTTTTGAATACAGTTTAGCTGCAGGTAGGAGCGTTGTGTTGAAGAAATACCGTCGCTGACTGATTATGGAAATGTTACTCTGTTCCATCCATGTGATGGATTTAGAAATATTAACTCTCTGAGAGTCGGTTCCCGGGAAGTCTGAACATTTGGGGCAACCATTTTGCAATTATTCCAGCTCACACCcttcgggttgccaaccctctcTGTTTGGGATCTACGGGAATGGATGATTGATTTCCCAGGAGCTGGCCAATGGCTTAGCCATGCTGctaccaagaatggcctgcactgtctcttcccagatggtgaggtgaggctaggaatgggagatgtgccttgtgattggtgcagattgctgCAGGTGAGTGATCAGCATGgccggagtcgtgcattgagcagtgtgtgaggctggtgaatcagttggtaggaaatggcttttgaagatggagtcactgactttgacccctggtctgaggccatgaagcttctttgggcactggagccaggtggtgggggcgacactgctggcagtgacggcctcggtgatgtggttccacatcgttctttctggagggcctcctggcccctgtgggcggaggacctctcctgcagtgttggccccctgtacaaagctggagtgctgcgtgcgagaccctgggtgcccttccctggcttgctcacccatttgtattcgtgctgaagcacttttcccattttttgaggtgtggaagggaattcagctttaggaGCTAAATACTTCCATTTGGGATTTATTTTTaatgctaatttttttttaaaggcagtcagggctgaaaactgcattttcttCCTTCATTTTTATTTTGATCAGTTCAGAAGACATTGGCCTTTTAATATCCGACAATTCCTAGTGAATTTATTGCCTTGCTTCCAGAGATGGTTGGAAGATGGAACGCCGCTTCTGGACACCAACTTTGCCTCAAATGCCTGCACTAACTCCACCAGGAGGGTGTTACACAGTGAGTTAgtgctgggctaaaaatctttcATCCCCAGCACGAATCTTTCTCTCTGACCGCCATGACCATTTTCAGTGGCCGTTAACCCGAGCCACCCCATTACTAAGGCAACTCTCGTGGCGGACTCAAATTTCTGGGCCCTGGAGTTTTATGAATGGAAATCTTCGAAGGTGGAAGACAAGTTTTTAAgaatgttaaaaaagcatacaggatccttggctttataaacagaggaattGATTAAAATACCAAGGAAGTTAGTGtaaagtatttaccagggagactaacaatgtGGACATGAAATTAGAAGAATGGAT
This genomic stretch from Pristiophorus japonicus isolate sPriJap1 chromosome 7, sPriJap1.hap1, whole genome shotgun sequence harbors:
- the LOC139266696 gene encoding heme-binding protein 2-like: MLRLCLTVSVLFGRQIAAKEQDQDLYDFCGDYGCPQPIEVIQFNNYDEMEYLPVQWIEIEVNGMDIKSALATGLDKLQNYSWFLNAADTIVPVSAPWGLQGYLVNGTIQQKFGVFVVLVPELTSPPEPTDPTIKIGMSHIGWFYVRTFDTKVDDQQYEGRVIEFLNDLEKDKQSFDRSFFHLVFFNTNGLMEVAFNKIGE